The Panicum hallii strain FIL2 chromosome 5, PHallii_v3.1, whole genome shotgun sequence genome contains the following window.
ttacaattatcctttaaGCCTATCTTGCTCGcagcccaccttctggcccagccaaattatggcgataacacatgcccccctgatTTTGGCAATAATAATTCTGAAACCACTCTTTTCCTTTCcatcgcctcgcctcttcgacttccaaaatccgtacacgcgtacctcttcaacttccaggggatgtgactgctctgcatctaactccttggaaactATCACGGTGCCAATTCATATTCCACTCTGTCTTTATAAGCCTGCCCCTGATAGATTACTTTTCACTCATCCCCTTcgttcagccattagcaaccgcaccaATACGACCTTCCTTCTCTcgcaatggcttcttcttcctctgcttcctccgccaTTTCCTTCGAGTCTGAGTCCACTCGAGAAGCAACTCCAGAGTATGAACCCATCGCCACCTATGAGGCCTGCGCTCCTCTAcgttgggatgcagaggagttgGACTTCCagacttggtcagaggatgatgaatccctgactgacGGTGAAGATCTCCAGCTTCTCCTCGGCAGAGAGCTGGATGAAGATGACGAGGACAACATATCCTGGGAGGGGGACTTCTTTTCTTCGAAGGAAGAAGTCGATTCCTCATtaaccgaggaggactcggtggcaggaggcttcctgcTTGGCGGGTCGttggaggacgacgacgacgatgacaatgtagaaaccgaagacaacaaCGGCTTCAGCAGCGACAGCGGCGGAGACGATGGTGCCAGCGACGGCGATGGCAGTGACGACGACGGTGATGCCAGCATGGCTCCTCCGATCAAGCACCGCAGAGTCTCaggcacctactggtggtagatcgtagggTTAAGCCGAtggatcggctctaggagcaatcggctccccttttgtaatgaCCTTCCCTATGAAGGGAAGCTTTATGTTTAGTAAACAACTCTTGAGAAGCCGATTCACCGGGagtcgatggcaacgcatcggttcctttccttaaGGTGTCGATCCGGATCTGAGTCGATTCTCAAATCGATCCTATTTTCTGCTCAAATCCGGAACCTTCCCAAAATAAATCTACATGggttccccgaatccaagttacgctccaaaacccttgctcataaaTCCAATCGCAAAACCCGGACCAAAACCTTAGAGCACGCACTCGACACTTGCGcaacaaaccctagatccagtttccAGGCCTTCGATCTTCGTTGGGGCTTCAGATGGCAGAATCTTAGAATGCCGACGCgggcgtccttggtctgaaggtaaaactccgaccttcgctaatttaatgaagtaattattcgatcccttgaagcattaaatgatccCTTCTGGTTATTCGGCTCTTTATTGATTCTTTAGGTTTCATATATTCTTTTtgcgcatccttcttcccccaactcTTTTTGTCTcaggcctcgttcttacgagagtctagtagatctgatttcttgcgAGGTCAATCGAATCCCGTTCGCAAGCTAAGACATTGACTTAGATTCCTAGGCCGACAGCCTTCATGCCtagccaaatcctcccgagggctgggtatcctggtacaacagagtggccaacacctaccagcccacatgggaaactATAGGAATAGCCGAAGATCTGTCTCTATCCTATCCCCCCTTGAGAAGAATGAGAATcttctgaaaaccatcggctatttctggtctgatgccttgaactgcttcttatttggccatgggccgatgactccaacccttatGGATGTAGTGATGATCACGGGTTTGGATATTGCATCGCCCAACCCCTCTGCCTTCGGACTGCTTGAGGTCCCCTTCAAACTATCCTCCAAAATAGaatgcacaaactggggtgcctATCTGAACCAAtacatcaaaaccaaaggccctgtgactGAGAAATTacatacggcctttctgaatctttggttggaaaaCTTCTTATtctgcggtccttcccttgccccaaccaaaaacTATCTCTCCCTAGCGgatgaactggccaaaggtaaactgttggccttggtaaactattCCTTGGGGAGgtctatagatatcttcacctgatgtcttcGAGCCTGCTTACTCAAAAGAAACTCAAAACCGGTGGTCCCTGGTAATTTATTCAGttgtgggctcacctatattttcagaaccacataccaaacttccctgtTCAAGCCAACAACCCCTTTCCAGATCAGACTGGGAGATGAATGAGGTGTACCAGCTTCGGCCAGGCtctgtacagtcttcctggtagCAAGCTGACTCCCACAGAtgcctcaagctggtttaggATATTCTACCAAGGCCTGaacaacccaatcttcctcctTTATGCAGATTCTGAGATTTTTGAGAACCTAATCACCATCAGATTGGCTGACTTTGCTGATGATGATGGCACTCGGCatttatactctatcatgattcacccttgcttccttccagttggcatgagcacctccaacacaGTCATCAAACCAGGTTATGAACTTTACcagccggttgtagcagccCGACAATTTGGTCtcgggcaagttcctccccacttcttcctccACCATCTAACAATAAGTAGGACTGACCTGCCCGATGCCCTCTCCAGCCAAAGATGCTATAGCCTATTTACTGATCTTCACATCCCAATTCCTGTCGACCTgtcattcacttcttcggccatcaacTTCGAGAACTGGaggtcaatgtggaagactcatatCTTCCGGAAGGCCTTGGGGCCAATGCTACAACAGATtaacgctgagtatgaagcccctgaggaagaggtattaccatcagttTAGTACTTCTTTATGACTTTACTTAACCCCTTCTCTAATTCCGTTTGTTCTCCCTATagcaggaggatggtccggagcccaagaacgatgatggctccactttcCAGTTTTCACCagttgctcctgtggtcctctttggcaagaatgcacctcccCCATCAAAGATCATCATGTGGATCCAGCCTGATTATGCAAAACCAGCCACCAAGCGGAAGCGAGCTTCTGAAattgctgccccccgagcccaaactAAGGCGAGGAAGACGACTGCCAGGAAGATTCTGAAGGAAGCTGGACCTTCTTCCACcgatcaagaagctccgatcATCAACAAGGTTTAGATTGTCCCTGTTAAAATTGATCCTCTGATCATGTATATTTGACTtaattgctctttccttgcttgcaggctaATATCATAGATATTTCCAGCGGGGAAGAGCCAGCGCGCCAAGAGGACCCAACTCCAGAGGCTCCAGGGGATCCTTTGACGATGGTCGACGCcttagtcaaccttcaggatccaATCCTGAAGACTCCAGAGAGCCTCGCAATGCCAGCCGACACTTTGGTTGGCCTTCAGGAcctgcaggagccgatcgtcaccATGTCAGCTATCAATCCTTCTCTGCAAGGGCCGATCGTCACCTCGTCGGCTATCAGTCCTCCTCCAAAAAGGGTgcgtctgcaggagccgatcgctACTATATCGGCTATCACTCCTCTAGGAAGGGTGCGTGGGGtatgaaatatatatatatatttttatatgtgGGCCGACTGCACGTGTTGGCCCCCTTCCCTTGTGTCCATACTGATGCGCAACATCGGCTTTCACCTGTACAGGCCATCAGGTTGTATCGGCtcatagcctgatgcgtagcatcggctttctcTTGTACGGGTCGTCTGAACGTATCGGCtcatagcctgatgcgtagcatcggctttattgcccgtcatcccacatacttaggaagtacttcttgagatattgaccattgaccgccaccgggaacttgacgccatctagctcctcaagcatatatgcgttcccaggtaggacttggtcaactctataaggcccatgccaatttggagaccatttgtcatatgctgcatccttagtccccaatggtaacaccgcttcccaaaccagatctccaacttggaactcttttggcttgactttcttgttgtatgcgcgggctaccttggccttattttctttgatcttcttaAGTGACCAAAGTCTAAGCTCTGTAAGGTCCTCGATACtgtcgttcatcagagcaacatattcttcagcCATTAAGTCATTTTGAAACTCTATGCAtctcgagccggccgtaatctcccatggtaatacagcctcttgtccatacaccaggtgttaaggagaagtttttgttgctccgtggcacgaaatatggtatgcccataatgcctctgataagacttcatgccaacgcctaggatgctcatcaatctttctcttgatcaacttgataaggctctgattggacgcttcagcttgtccattcgcTTGAGCATAATAtagagatgacctgatcagcttgatgcccatgtcagtagcgaacttcttgaactcctctgatatgaagacTAACCCTCCATCCGTTGTGATGGTCTGGGAAgcccgaacctgtgaatgacatgttctttaacaaaattaatgacatccttagatgctactAACTTCATAGGgactgcctccacccacttggtaaaatagtctgtgatggccaaaataaactggtggcctttgctggatgaaggattaattttgccgatcatgtccatgccccagcctctgaacggtcACGGTTTGAcaatagggttcattactgacgctggtaccatctgtatcttcccaaacctctgacatgcctgacatcctttataatatttgaagcaatcttcaagcatggcgGGCCAGAAATACaccgatcgcctaatcagccacttcatcttatgagtcGATTGGTGAGTtccacaagtgccttcgtggacctcgtgtaagagccAATTGGATTTAATCGGCCCCAAGTatttgagcaacaatccttccaaagtcctgtagaacatgtcatctcctatca
Protein-coding sequences here:
- the LOC112892574 gene encoding prostatic spermine-binding protein-like, translated to MASSSSASSAISFESESTREATPEYEPIATYEACAPLRWDAEELDFQTWSEDDESLTDGEDLQLLLGRELDEDDEDNISWEGDFFSSKEEVDSSLTEEDSVAGGFLLGGSLEDDDDDDNVETEDNNGFSSDSGGDDGASDGDGSDDDGDASMAPPIKHRRVSGTYWW